One genomic region from Reichenbachiella ulvae encodes:
- a CDS encoding DNA topoisomerase IV subunit B, which translates to MAEKVEYTEDSIKSLDWKEHIRLRPGMYIGKLGDGSAYDDGIYVLVKEVIDNCIDEHMMGYGKTINVKVGDHRVEVRDYGRGIPLGKVVDCVSKINTGGKYDSTAFQKSVGLNGVGTKAVNALSTYFKVQSFRDGETKAAEFEGGNITNDAKIEKTDQRNGTLIIFEPDASVFKNYHFIPEYLNNLLWNYAFLNAGLTINFNGQKYHSENGLKDLLAKKTNEESQRYPIVHLKGEDIEVAITHSNQYGEEYYSFVNGQYTTQGGTHLAAFREAFVKVVRDFYGKNFEAADVRASIVGAIAVRVQEPVFESQTKTKLGSTNVAPDGATMRTFVLDFLRKYLDDYLHKNSDTADALLKRILQSERERKDIAGIKKLANERAKKANLHNKKLRDCRVHLDDKKGDEDKMNNTMLFITEGDSASGSITKSRDVQTQAVFSLRGKPFNCFGHTKKVVYENEEFNLLQHALNIEDGIEGLRYRKIIIATDADVDGMHIRLLLMTYFLQFFPEVVKGGHLYILETPLFRVRNKKETIYCYSDEERRNAISKLGSKPEITRFKGLGEISPEEFGEFIGEDIRLEPVIMNKDTKVEQLLKFYMGKNTPDRQNFIIDRLRVEKDLVEEVAVA; encoded by the coding sequence ATGGCTGAAAAAGTTGAATATACCGAAGATAGTATTAAATCCCTCGATTGGAAAGAGCACATTCGTCTGAGACCCGGTATGTATATCGGTAAACTCGGCGATGGTTCCGCTTATGATGATGGTATCTATGTCCTGGTAAAAGAGGTAATTGACAACTGTATCGATGAACATATGATGGGCTATGGTAAAACCATCAATGTCAAAGTAGGTGATCATCGAGTAGAAGTTAGAGATTACGGTCGTGGGATACCCTTAGGTAAAGTAGTGGACTGTGTATCTAAGATCAATACAGGAGGTAAATACGATTCGACGGCATTCCAAAAATCAGTAGGTCTGAATGGAGTGGGTACCAAAGCGGTAAATGCATTGTCTACTTATTTCAAAGTGCAATCGTTTAGAGATGGAGAGACCAAGGCTGCCGAATTTGAAGGGGGTAATATCACTAACGATGCGAAAATAGAGAAGACGGATCAACGTAATGGTACCTTGATCATCTTCGAACCAGACGCCTCTGTTTTCAAGAATTATCATTTTATTCCAGAGTATCTCAACAACCTGCTCTGGAACTATGCATTCCTGAATGCAGGACTCACGATCAACTTCAACGGTCAGAAGTACCATAGTGAAAATGGTCTTAAAGATCTCCTGGCAAAGAAAACTAATGAAGAAAGTCAGAGATATCCGATTGTACATCTAAAGGGAGAGGATATTGAAGTGGCCATCACTCACTCCAATCAGTACGGTGAGGAATATTATTCCTTTGTGAATGGTCAGTATACCACCCAGGGCGGTACGCATTTGGCGGCTTTTAGAGAGGCCTTTGTAAAAGTAGTCAGGGATTTTTATGGGAAGAACTTTGAGGCGGCAGACGTTCGTGCGAGTATCGTAGGAGCCATAGCTGTTCGTGTTCAGGAACCCGTTTTCGAATCCCAAACCAAAACGAAACTAGGATCGACCAATGTAGCTCCCGATGGAGCTACCATGAGGACTTTTGTCCTGGATTTCCTTAGAAAGTATTTAGATGATTATCTGCACAAGAATTCTGACACTGCAGATGCACTTCTCAAGCGTATTCTTCAATCCGAAAGAGAAAGAAAAGACATTGCGGGCATCAAAAAGCTGGCCAATGAAAGAGCCAAGAAAGCCAATCTTCACAACAAGAAATTAAGAGACTGTCGCGTTCATTTGGATGATAAAAAAGGGGATGAGGACAAAATGAACAACACCATGCTCTTCATCACCGAGGGAGATTCGGCTAGTGGATCTATCACTAAATCCAGAGATGTTCAGACTCAAGCGGTATTCAGTTTGAGAGGGAAACCCTTCAACTGTTTTGGTCATACCAAGAAGGTAGTTTATGAAAATGAGGAGTTTAACCTGCTCCAGCATGCTTTGAATATCGAAGATGGGATAGAAGGTCTTCGATATAGAAAGATCATCATCGCAACGGATGCCGATGTAGACGGCATGCACATACGACTTCTGTTGATGACCTACTTCCTGCAATTTTTCCCGGAGGTAGTAAAAGGCGGTCATTTGTATATTTTAGAAACGCCACTTTTCAGAGTCAGAAACAAGAAGGAAACTATCTATTGTTATTCGGATGAAGAGCGAAGAAATGCCATTAGTAAACTGGGGAGCAAACCAGAAATCACTCGATTCAAAGGGTTAGGAGAGATTTCGCCTGAGGAGTTTGGTGAGTTCATTGGTGAGGATATTCGTCTGGAGCCAGTGATCATGAACAAAGACACTAAGGTGGAGCAATTGCTGAAGTTCTATATGGGTAAGAATACACCGGATAGACAGAATTTTATTATCGATAGACTCAGAGTAGAAAAAGATTTAGTAGAAGAAGTAGCTGTAGCTTAA
- a CDS encoding DoxX family protein — MKALPTIGKFIFVIPMMIFGIFHFMGAKSMSGMVPSFLPGAVFWVYLTGAALIGAGIGIIIGKKGKLAAQLLGLMLILFAVLIHLPGAMGGDQMATSSFLKDVALGGGAWLLSSQAKN, encoded by the coding sequence ATGAAAGCATTACCGACAATAGGCAAATTCATTTTTGTCATACCCATGATGATATTTGGCATCTTCCATTTTATGGGAGCAAAAAGCATGTCAGGCATGGTTCCTTCATTTTTACCCGGAGCAGTATTCTGGGTTTACCTCACAGGCGCAGCGCTAATTGGTGCTGGTATCGGAATAATCATAGGAAAAAAAGGAAAACTGGCTGCTCAATTGTTAGGGCTAATGCTTATTCTTTTTGCAGTTCTTATTCACCTTCCTGGTGCAATGGGCGGCGATCAAATGGCTACTAGCTCGTTTTTGAAAGATGTAGCATTAGGAGGTGGCGCATGGTTGCTATCTTCTCAGGCTAAGAATTAA
- a CDS encoding DNA gyrase/topoisomerase IV subunit A, with translation MEENGNEEEFKNGSDEPIHDVIPVSGLYENWFLDYASYVILERAVPDINDGLKPVQRRILHAMKEMDDGRFNKVANIIGSTMQYHPHGDMSIGDAMVALGQKDLLIDMQGNWGDVRTGDRAAASRYIEARPSKLALDILYNPQTTNWQLSYDGRKKEPITLPVKFPLLLAQGVEGIAVGLSTKILPHNFCELIDASVKYLRGKSFKLFPDFQTGGVIDVEEYNKGARGGKVKVRACIEEYDKKNLVIKDIPFGTTTTSVIESIIKANDKGKIKIKKVTDNTAKDIEILVELANGVSPDITMDALYAFTDCQVSISPNACVIVDEKPVFMDVHQILTHSTDKTVSLLTQELEIKKGELQEKILFSSLEKIFIENRIYRDIEECETWESVLETIDQGLEPFKEQFYREIVQDDIIRLTEIKIKRISKFDAFKADEMMKKLEEDLAQVEHHLANIIDYAVAYYENLLSKYGKGRERKTEISSIETITATTVAANNAKLYANFKEGFVGYGMKKDEYICDCSDLDDIIVFHKNGTFSVVKIQDKVFVGKDIIHAAVFNKNDERMVYNMSYVDGKSGKTYIKRFNVTSVTRERIYNLTKSDKGSKVHYFSANPNGEAELITVYLTAGSTARKKVFDFDFADIEIKGRGAGGNILTKYPVRKIVLKSEGKSTLAGTDIWYDETIGRLNRDERGVLLGNFNADDKIVVFYKDGTCELTSFELSNHYNQNQIYKIEKFDSEGVITAIHQDGESKVAYIKRFAIEATSTDKVYPLINESKGSKLIFLTSTASPKVEVGYKKKGERNKSVKEMELADIIDKKGWKAIGNKFPLQNILSVKELESNPEPDPNAKKDDSLDSLKDSIRQEVEKEESQNDESYDVGSSVEFDTKKKDDDDEKDQLGLFG, from the coding sequence ATGGAAGAAAACGGTAACGAAGAAGAATTCAAAAACGGTTCTGATGAACCCATACATGATGTGATTCCCGTTTCGGGACTTTATGAAAACTGGTTTTTGGACTATGCTTCTTATGTGATTTTGGAGCGTGCAGTTCCAGATATCAATGATGGTCTGAAACCGGTACAGCGTCGAATCCTTCATGCCATGAAGGAGATGGATGACGGGCGCTTCAACAAAGTCGCCAATATTATCGGGTCTACTATGCAGTATCACCCCCATGGAGATATGTCTATTGGGGATGCTATGGTGGCTTTAGGTCAAAAAGACCTGCTCATCGATATGCAAGGTAACTGGGGAGATGTACGTACAGGAGACCGTGCGGCCGCTTCTCGTTATATAGAGGCTCGACCATCTAAGCTGGCTTTGGATATCCTATACAATCCTCAGACGACCAATTGGCAATTGTCATATGATGGTCGTAAGAAGGAACCTATTACTTTACCTGTGAAGTTCCCATTGCTTCTGGCACAGGGAGTTGAGGGTATTGCAGTAGGATTGTCAACCAAAATATTGCCACACAATTTTTGCGAGTTGATTGATGCTTCTGTCAAATATTTGAGAGGCAAGAGTTTCAAGCTATTCCCGGATTTTCAGACGGGTGGAGTCATTGATGTAGAGGAATACAACAAAGGTGCTCGTGGGGGAAAGGTAAAAGTTAGAGCTTGTATCGAAGAATACGACAAGAAAAACCTGGTTATCAAAGATATCCCTTTTGGTACTACTACTACAAGTGTGATCGAATCGATCATTAAGGCCAATGATAAGGGTAAAATCAAGATCAAGAAGGTAACGGATAACACAGCCAAAGACATTGAGATATTAGTGGAACTGGCCAATGGCGTGTCTCCCGATATCACGATGGACGCGTTATATGCTTTTACAGATTGTCAGGTTTCTATCTCGCCTAATGCCTGTGTGATTGTAGACGAGAAGCCGGTTTTTATGGATGTGCATCAGATACTGACACACAGTACCGATAAGACGGTGAGTTTACTGACTCAGGAACTAGAGATCAAGAAAGGCGAGCTTCAGGAAAAGATATTGTTTTCATCTCTCGAGAAGATCTTCATCGAGAACAGAATCTATAGAGACATTGAGGAATGTGAAACCTGGGAGTCGGTTTTGGAAACCATCGATCAGGGATTGGAACCTTTCAAAGAGCAGTTCTATCGTGAGATTGTTCAGGATGATATCATTCGATTGACTGAGATTAAGATCAAGCGTATTTCTAAATTTGATGCTTTCAAAGCTGATGAAATGATGAAAAAGCTGGAGGAAGATTTGGCGCAAGTCGAACATCATCTGGCGAACATCATAGACTATGCGGTTGCTTATTATGAAAACCTACTGAGCAAGTATGGAAAGGGAAGAGAACGGAAAACAGAGATCTCGTCAATAGAAACCATTACAGCTACAACTGTGGCAGCCAACAATGCCAAGCTTTACGCCAATTTCAAAGAGGGCTTTGTGGGATATGGAATGAAGAAGGATGAGTACATCTGCGATTGTTCTGATTTGGATGATATTATCGTTTTTCATAAGAATGGAACCTTTTCTGTAGTCAAAATTCAGGACAAGGTTTTTGTAGGTAAGGACATAATTCATGCAGCGGTTTTCAATAAGAATGACGAGCGCATGGTATACAACATGTCCTATGTCGATGGTAAGTCTGGTAAAACCTATATCAAGCGATTCAATGTGACTTCTGTTACCAGGGAGCGCATTTATAATCTAACTAAAAGCGATAAAGGATCTAAGGTTCATTACTTCAGTGCCAATCCAAATGGAGAAGCAGAGTTGATTACGGTCTATCTGACCGCTGGATCTACTGCACGTAAAAAAGTGTTTGATTTTGATTTTGCTGATATTGAGATCAAGGGAAGAGGTGCCGGAGGTAATATTCTTACTAAGTATCCGGTCCGTAAAATAGTGTTGAAGTCAGAGGGTAAATCTACTTTGGCTGGCACAGATATCTGGTATGACGAAACCATTGGTAGACTAAACCGAGACGAAAGAGGGGTGCTGCTGGGCAACTTCAATGCAGATGACAAGATTGTTGTATTCTACAAAGATGGAACTTGTGAACTCACCTCTTTCGAGTTGTCTAATCACTACAATCAGAATCAGATTTATAAAATAGAGAAGTTCGATTCTGAGGGGGTAATTACAGCCATACATCAGGATGGAGAGTCGAAGGTGGCCTATATCAAGCGCTTTGCGATTGAAGCGACTAGTACAGATAAGGTTTATCCTTTGATCAATGAGTCTAAAGGTTCAAAGCTGATTTTCCTGACATCCACTGCTTCACCTAAAGTAGAAGTGGGTTACAAAAAGAAAGGGGAGCGCAACAAGTCCGTGAAGGAAATGGAGTTGGCAGATATCATTGACAAGAAGGGCTGGAAGGCGATTGGAAACAAGTTTCCTTTGCAAAACATCCTATCTGTAAAAGAGTTGGAAAGTAATCCTGAACCTGATCCAAATGCTAAGAAAGATGATTCGCTAGATTCTTTAAAAGATAGCATTCGTCAAGAAGTGGAGAAGGAAGAAAGTCAAAATGATGAAAGCTACGATGTGGGATCATCCGTCGAATTCGATACGAAGAAGAAGGATGATGACGATGAGAAAGATCAATTAGGACTCTTTGGATAA
- a CDS encoding MBL fold metallo-hydrolase, producing MKITFLGTGTSQGIPVIACECEVCSSVDFRNQRLRSSIMVEQNGTNLVIDTGPDFRQQMLTNRVKQLDAVIFTHEHKDHVAGLDDIRSFNYKQKKDMPIYATAQVIDRLKEEFSYAFAAQKYPGVPTFEVKEIFNKPFTVQNVNIEPVEVMHYKLPVFGYKFGSFAYITDAKTISETEKEKLKGLDVLVLNALQVKEHISHLTLEEALALVDELKPKKAYFTHISHYLGHHAEVEKMLPDNVSLAYDGLTIHL from the coding sequence TTGAAAATTACCTTTCTTGGAACTGGTACCTCTCAAGGAATTCCAGTTATTGCCTGCGAATGTGAAGTATGCAGTAGCGTAGATTTCAGAAACCAAAGACTCCGTTCTTCTATTATGGTAGAACAAAACGGAACAAATCTGGTGATCGATACCGGACCCGACTTTCGTCAGCAAATGTTGACAAATCGTGTCAAGCAATTGGATGCCGTTATTTTCACACACGAGCACAAAGATCACGTGGCAGGTTTGGATGATATCCGAAGCTTTAATTACAAGCAAAAAAAGGATATGCCCATCTATGCCACGGCTCAAGTCATCGATCGGCTGAAAGAAGAGTTTTCTTACGCATTTGCAGCGCAAAAGTATCCCGGGGTCCCAACCTTTGAGGTGAAGGAAATATTCAATAAACCATTTACTGTTCAGAATGTAAATATTGAACCCGTGGAGGTCATGCATTACAAACTACCTGTGTTCGGTTACAAGTTTGGATCTTTTGCCTATATCACAGATGCCAAAACAATCTCTGAAACCGAAAAAGAGAAGCTGAAAGGATTAGATGTATTGGTGCTCAATGCCCTTCAGGTAAAAGAACATATTTCACACCTTACTCTTGAAGAGGCGCTAGCCCTGGTCGATGAATTAAAACCAAAGAAGGCCTATTTCACACATATCAGTCATTATCTGGGGCATCATGCAGAAGTAGAAAAGATGCTTCCTGATAATGTATCTTTGGCATACGATGGACTGACTATTCACCTCTAA
- a CDS encoding SanA/YdcF family protein — protein MKIIKTLLACALLTTAFVLFCNFWIIGETKDRISMDTRELVGAEIGIVFGTSNKLIGGADNPFFYNRVNTAAQLIKSGKVEKLLLSGSRDSIYYNEAEMMKAALIDLGVSQNRLILDDNGDRTLESLARMRDVYGVESCVVVTQQYHAYRCLFLADHLGISAECLAAKTPEIVEHKKAILRELFARTKAVIDILMIYPEKSKN, from the coding sequence ATGAAGATAATCAAGACCTTGTTAGCCTGTGCTCTACTGACGACTGCCTTCGTTTTGTTTTGCAACTTCTGGATTATTGGTGAGACCAAGGATCGCATTTCCATGGATACCAGAGAATTGGTAGGAGCTGAAATTGGGATAGTTTTTGGTACCAGCAATAAGCTTATCGGTGGTGCTGACAATCCATTCTTTTATAATCGTGTCAATACAGCGGCTCAGCTGATCAAGTCAGGTAAGGTTGAGAAGCTTTTGCTCAGTGGTTCGAGGGATTCCATCTATTACAACGAAGCGGAAATGATGAAAGCCGCATTAATTGATTTAGGAGTTTCTCAAAACAGATTGATCCTTGATGATAACGGGGATCGAACATTGGAATCTTTGGCTCGGATGCGTGATGTCTATGGGGTAGAATCTTGTGTAGTAGTAACCCAGCAATACCATGCTTATCGCTGTTTGTTTTTGGCAGATCACCTTGGGATCTCGGCGGAATGCCTGGCTGCCAAAACGCCAGAGATAGTAGAACATAAGAAAGCAATCTTGAGAGAATTGTTCGCCAGAACCAAAGCGGTCATCGATATTTTGATGATCTATCCTGAAAAATCAAAAAACTAG
- a CDS encoding NFACT RNA binding domain-containing protein, with product MQFNYYFLRFLTQELTGHLVGKSLVNCFSQNKDELVLRFEDDGSFFLIKVNLDGEKSLLSFPEEFARAKRNSVDLFSELNHQIVHSIRQFKNERCFAIQFDHFDLLFKLHGRRANLILFKEGNYHSMFKTEMEQDQHLQLDHLDREIDQSSEALIESNFNLKKIYPTFDKTILSYLEESGFLDNDTEEEKQRLLDDTLRELKKPKFYLVENSFLPKISLLPPKDLEYVTEFESAILISNAFAKAFFTNYQFNKEKESELRKIEKEIKKANSYIQNTQNKIDEILSRRGFDEIANILMANLHEKVLPGQESIELLDFYQNKPITIKLKPNLNLQQNAEVLYRKSKNQGIELDKAEQNLNKKKDLLESLEMDLENVKSISEFKDLKQRLKTQNNQDKQMPPKAPFLSCEISGYTVWVGKNAKNNDLLTQKYARKDDLWLHAKDVSGSHTVIRNSSNQMIPKDVIEKAAELAAYYSKRKTDTLCPVIFTPKKYVRKPKGSLPGQVIVDREEVILVKPSQEALNSNQST from the coding sequence ATGCAATTCAATTACTATTTCCTTCGATTCTTAACTCAGGAGTTAACCGGACATCTGGTGGGCAAAAGTTTGGTCAATTGCTTCAGCCAAAACAAAGATGAGTTGGTCTTACGATTCGAAGATGATGGCAGCTTTTTCCTAATCAAAGTAAATCTAGATGGAGAGAAGTCACTCCTCTCCTTTCCTGAAGAGTTTGCTAGAGCCAAAAGAAACTCAGTTGATCTATTTTCGGAATTGAACCACCAGATCGTTCATTCTATTAGACAGTTCAAAAATGAGCGCTGCTTTGCCATCCAATTTGATCATTTCGATCTTCTTTTCAAACTACACGGTCGCAGAGCCAATTTGATTCTATTCAAAGAGGGAAATTATCACTCCATGTTCAAGACTGAAATGGAACAAGACCAGCACTTACAGTTAGATCATTTAGACAGGGAGATCGATCAAAGCTCGGAAGCATTGATTGAGAGTAACTTCAACCTAAAGAAAATCTATCCAACCTTTGACAAGACAATCCTCTCTTACCTGGAGGAAAGTGGTTTTCTGGATAATGATACTGAGGAGGAAAAACAGAGGTTGCTTGATGATACGCTTAGAGAATTAAAGAAGCCCAAGTTCTATCTGGTTGAGAATTCATTTCTACCAAAAATCAGTCTATTACCTCCAAAGGACCTCGAATATGTGACTGAATTCGAGAGTGCAATCCTTATCAGCAATGCTTTTGCAAAAGCTTTCTTCACCAACTATCAGTTTAATAAGGAAAAGGAAAGTGAACTAAGGAAAATTGAGAAGGAGATTAAAAAAGCCAACAGCTACATCCAAAACACGCAAAATAAAATTGATGAAATCCTATCAAGAAGGGGATTTGATGAAATCGCCAATATACTAATGGCCAATTTGCATGAGAAGGTGTTGCCGGGACAAGAATCAATTGAGCTACTAGACTTCTATCAAAACAAACCTATTACCATCAAATTAAAACCTAATCTTAATCTTCAGCAAAACGCCGAAGTATTGTATAGGAAGTCTAAAAATCAAGGCATAGAACTAGACAAGGCAGAACAAAACCTAAATAAGAAAAAGGATCTTCTGGAAAGTCTGGAAATGGATCTGGAAAATGTCAAATCCATTTCGGAATTCAAAGATTTGAAACAAAGGTTAAAAACTCAAAACAATCAAGATAAGCAAATGCCCCCCAAAGCGCCCTTTCTCAGCTGTGAGATTTCGGGATATACAGTTTGGGTTGGCAAGAATGCCAAGAACAACGATTTGCTGACACAAAAGTATGCCAGGAAGGATGATCTTTGGCTCCATGCAAAAGATGTATCGGGATCACATACCGTCATCCGAAATTCTAGTAATCAGATGATCCCAAAGGATGTAATAGAAAAGGCAGCAGAGTTGGCTGCCTATTATTCCAAGAGGAAAACAGACACTTTGTGTCCTGTGATTTTCACTCCCAAAAAATATGTCAGAAAGCCAAAAGGCAGTTTACCGGGTCAGGTAATAGTGGATAGAGAAGAAGTTATCTTGGTCAAACCAAGTCAGGAAGCGTTGAATTCGAATCAATCAACTTGA
- a CDS encoding response regulator, with amino-acid sequence MKKIIIAEDSSVIQNLTKKILQIQNFGITSVKNGEEVLEKLDAEDYDLILMDINMPKMDGMECARQIRNLADPIKSKIPILAITGNAKNYSISDFNEVGINEYIPKPLNFDLLVDKVKLYTEKDD; translated from the coding sequence ATGAAGAAGATAATAATTGCAGAAGACAGCTCAGTTATTCAAAACTTAACCAAGAAAATACTACAGATCCAAAATTTTGGAATCACCTCAGTTAAAAACGGGGAAGAGGTGTTAGAAAAATTAGATGCTGAAGATTATGATTTGATATTGATGGACATCAACATGCCCAAAATGGACGGTATGGAATGCGCCAGACAAATCAGAAATCTAGCGGACCCGATCAAATCTAAAATTCCTATTTTGGCAATCACAGGAAATGCCAAAAATTACTCTATTAGTGACTTCAATGAAGTAGGAATTAACGAATACATCCCAAAACCCCTTAACTTTGACTTGTTAGTCGACAAAGTAAAACTGTATACAGAAAAGGATGATTAA
- a CDS encoding TrmH family RNA methyltransferase yields the protein MDKKEYDRLLFEYLDQYVTDNKKQVFDQVLNQRTRKLTLVLEDIFKPHNASAVMRTAECLGLQDVHVVEQNNSFDFNPYVLRGSGKWLTVHHHKDRKSHNIESCFRQLKEGGYQIIATSPKSSAVDYREVDLSKKTAVIFGAEETGISEYVTENADQLITIPMKGFTESFNISVSAAIVLEYFNHELRKSDGWQLSSEEKFSLLLEWYRKVVPKVHLHIKHFEKNLNLS from the coding sequence TTGGATAAAAAAGAATACGACCGCCTTTTATTTGAATATCTCGATCAATATGTAACTGACAATAAGAAACAGGTCTTTGATCAGGTTCTGAACCAGCGCACGCGTAAGCTTACGTTGGTTCTGGAAGATATATTCAAGCCACACAATGCCAGTGCAGTTATGCGTACAGCTGAATGTCTCGGGCTGCAGGATGTGCATGTTGTAGAGCAAAACAATAGCTTCGATTTCAATCCCTATGTCCTAAGAGGATCGGGAAAATGGCTAACGGTGCACCATCACAAAGACAGAAAAAGTCACAATATTGAGAGCTGCTTTAGACAATTGAAGGAGGGAGGTTATCAAATCATAGCCACTTCACCTAAATCTTCGGCGGTTGATTATAGAGAGGTGGATCTCAGTAAGAAGACTGCAGTTATATTTGGTGCGGAAGAAACAGGGATCAGTGAATATGTAACAGAGAACGCTGATCAATTGATCACGATTCCCATGAAGGGGTTCACTGAAAGTTTTAATATTTCGGTATCTGCCGCTATTGTGTTAGAATATTTCAACCACGAACTAAGAAAATCGGACGGGTGGCAGCTTTCTTCAGAAGAAAAGTTTTCTTTGCTTTTGGAATGGTACAGAAAGGTAGTCCCAAAAGTCCATCTCCATATCAAGCATTTCGAAAAGAACCTGAACCTCTCCTAA
- a CDS encoding DUF4197 domain-containing protein: MRKGVLLIVGAFLLIASSCEEAEKFFDLPLTDAEIAEGLKAALNEGTDESTTSASAVDGYLKNELIKILLPEEVKNLQSEINTGSIAGVISYQDLLDLYVATNPNIDTDPFEELITAMNRGAEAAAAKAKPIFVDAIVNMSITDALVILQGGETSATEYFIQKTRTQLINGFQPDITSALGQTKAIDIYDGIHGFMNYEYEVDLIVTKQTYAVNDYLQYNLPESIDGYATEKAVDGLFTLIAGEEKKIRANPYSYASDIIQKVFGSDEAQAAL; the protein is encoded by the coding sequence ATGAGAAAAGGAGTTTTATTAATTGTTGGAGCCTTCTTGTTGATTGCATCTAGCTGCGAGGAAGCAGAAAAGTTTTTTGATTTGCCACTGACTGATGCAGAGATTGCCGAAGGATTAAAAGCGGCTCTCAATGAGGGTACAGATGAATCGACCACCAGTGCATCAGCCGTAGATGGCTATCTCAAAAATGAGCTGATCAAAATATTGCTTCCTGAAGAAGTGAAGAATTTACAATCAGAAATTAATACCGGATCCATCGCAGGAGTTATTTCTTATCAAGATTTACTTGACTTATATGTAGCGACTAATCCTAATATTGATACCGATCCATTTGAGGAATTGATCACAGCCATGAATAGGGGAGCAGAAGCTGCTGCTGCTAAGGCCAAACCTATATTTGTGGATGCGATCGTAAATATGTCCATAACCGATGCTTTAGTTATTTTGCAAGGAGGGGAGACATCTGCTACAGAATACTTCATTCAGAAAACTAGAACACAGTTAATAAATGGCTTTCAACCTGATATTACCAGTGCATTGGGTCAAACTAAGGCAATAGACATCTATGATGGCATTCATGGCTTTATGAATTATGAGTATGAAGTAGATCTCATTGTAACCAAGCAGACTTATGCAGTTAACGATTATCTTCAATATAACTTGCCTGAATCTATAGACGGCTATGCCACCGAAAAAGCGGTTGACGGCTTGTTCACCTTGATTGCTGGGGAAGAAAAGAAAATCAGAGCGAATCCATACAGCTATGCCAGCGACATCATCCAGAAAGTCTTTGGTAGTGATGAGGCGCAAGCGGCATTATAA
- a CDS encoding heme-binding domain-containing protein: protein MKKYNYKYAQICAVIISAALTKFESNKRDMIDKRKIIISVMAVLLLIQIFGINKEAPAVEAEKDFMHVMNPPAEVAILIKTACYDCHSYKTKYPWYTNVAPLSWWIGDHIEEGREHLNFSIWAEYDEKKALHKLEEFYEEVEEGEMPLASYTLMHSEASLSPEEVELMVGWVKSIPGVEEE from the coding sequence GTGAAAAAATATAATTACAAATATGCTCAAATATGTGCAGTAATTATTTCCGCAGCATTGACTAAATTCGAATCAAACAAGAGAGACATGATCGACAAAAGAAAAATTATCATATCCGTAATGGCAGTTCTACTTTTGATCCAAATATTTGGTATTAACAAAGAAGCGCCTGCTGTTGAAGCCGAAAAGGATTTCATGCACGTAATGAATCCACCAGCTGAAGTAGCCATCTTAATCAAAACGGCTTGCTACGATTGTCATTCGTACAAAACCAAATACCCTTGGTACACTAATGTCGCTCCATTATCGTGGTGGATCGGCGATCATATAGAAGAAGGAAGAGAGCACCTCAACTTCTCCATTTGGGCCGAGTACGATGAAAAGAAGGCGCTACACAAACTGGAAGAGTTTTACGAGGAAGTAGAAGAAGGCGAAATGCCATTGGCCTCTTACACCCTGATGCATTCAGAAGCGTCATTGTCTCCAGAAGAGGTAGAATTGATGGTCGGATGGGTCAAAAGCATACCAGGAGTAGAAGAAGAATAA